In Silene latifolia isolate original U9 population chromosome 6, ASM4854445v1, whole genome shotgun sequence, the genomic window GGTCTGATAGCCTCGTATTAAAAAATCCTTTAAAAAAAGACTTCCTTTAAGAAAGACGTATGTGAAATATATGAGATTTTATTCTATTAATATTGATTTTGCCGCCACGTATTAAAAGTCTTTTAATTTTGTAAAATATCCGCACCCCCTCTATTTAATTCCTAAAGCCGCCACTGTTTCGTATACATCTCTCTATTTTCATGTACATCACAACCGGATGTGATGTATAATCAGAAATTACACAACCACTTGATGATCAAAAGGGGGTTCAATTCATCCTAAAACTAATCATTAAGGAGTAGCCCTTGGTTTATAAAGTGGAGTGTTGGTATATAATTTACATGTGAGTATTTCACATTACATAAAGAAGAGAGATTGTACCACTTTATAAGTCAAGGAGGCTATTCCTTATCATCAATTAATTTTAAGATGGAAGTTCATTTGTATTTATCAAGTGGTCCGTCTCTCCATTAATGTAAATCCCAAGCCTATTTTGATGTTGTACACCTTGTGGCACAAGTGTTTGGCTAACGTGATGTTTATGCCTTAATGGTGCTCCCCTTGGGTTAAACAAACCTTGGACTGTTCCCAATAGGTTTTCTTTTTCCTTCGGGGAAGGTAAGAATCCTGTTTCCTATCATGTTGTGTGAATTGTGATGTTGTCTCATAAAGAGGCAGTGAAGCATGACTATGAATAGGATGCTGTCTCTTCTAGAAGGTTGACTATTAATGTCAACCAATATTGTTAGGATTCATCCAACCCTGGATCAATCAAGGGTCTAGGATTCAGTTGGTAAGCTCCGGactttaggattgttttattctATTCTATAAACTTACTTCAAGAAAAACATAATTATAGTGTTTTATTGATCATTGTACACCCTTTTTGTAGAAGAGTAAATAATTTATATGTTAAGATTTATACTAGTCACAAACTTATAATGGTTAATATCATTCGGTCACACGTTGGTAGAAAGACAAAAATGAGAATGCGTAGAAATCATGAAAGACTTTGTTTTATCTTTATCaatatgggtgatagttgaccgGCCCGTCCGTAAAGAATTATTCCAAAAATTCGAACCTAAACTTTTCGAAAAGACGCAGTTTGTGAGATATTTCCGTCATGCTAATTTGTGTTTATCCATATAGTGTCCCTAATTTATTGTACGTAGTAATCTTGTTAGATGAAAAAAATGTCATAATCAAGTACGCTCTCGTATGAGAGAACTCACTTAGTACTCCAATAGTCCAATATGGTTTTAGAGTGGCTCTCTTTCTTCCATTTGAGCGTGGCCCAGATTCGTTGCATGATTTAACAATATCGACGTAAGATTTTATGATTTAGACTGAATTCTAACGACAATGAAGACATGAAGTCAACTAATACAGAGTTTCCATTCATCAATTTCATCTATGCCCCATTTCTAGTTTAATGCAAGATAGTTTTTGAGATTTCTAATTGGGAGCTCTATATTTTAGAATGGTTAGGGAATGATGATCAAACTTGCGTTAGACATTCGATACATGAACACAGGAACAATCTCATCCTGCTGCAATACCAATGCCTCATATTCCAGAACTTAACATGATTATGATACCTTGCAGCTAAAAGACATGGCATTGAAAATATCTGGAGCTTCTAAACAGTACAAGCCTGGAACAAGCTCTGGTGATTTCAAGAAAGGCGACCGGTCTTACTTGGACTATGACACGGCCTCAGAAGGGGGTCGATACTCGTACTATCAAGCTGGAAGTTCAAGCTCAACACCTGCATGGGATTTTCCAAGCAACACGCACAATCAGGGTGTGAGGTCACATTCCAGATTTGCTGGGGGACGGGAGTCTATTGCCGATAGTGAAACGGTCATAGAGGATGAGGATGAGCCTAAAGAATGGATGGCACAGGTGGAACCAGGGGTGCACATTACATTTGTGTCTCTTCCTAATGGAGGCAATGACTTGAAAAGGATTAGATTCAGGTATAACTATCGTCTCATCTGGCTAAACCTACGTAGttctgtgtttttttttttttttttttttttttttttttttttttacgaaaatACAAGATTGCCCTAGTGCCTCATGGTGTCTGCCTGTGGAGGGATACAAATGGGAATGATTATGAGATAATTTCCGGAGGCAGAGCCATTAGTCTTTGTGGCTAGATAGGAGGAATAAAGTAAACTAGCCTACTAATTAGGCGCGCTTCTTTCATCGCCGAGCAGTACTATTTGATGCTTCTGTCTTTTTGGGTTATCTGGAATTAGCCTCTTGATATCTTAACAAAGAGCTAACATAGTGTATATCTAAGCCTCTGACCTCGCCACAATGAATCAAGAATTGCTTTGAGCTGaacttattgttttttttttcccatTTATTTTGTTGTATGAACTTTTAAGAACATTTTGTGTCTGTATCTTCGTACAGTCGAGATATGTTCAACAAATGGCAAGCTCAACGATGGTGGGGTGAAAATTACGACCGAATCATGGAGCTTTACAATGTTCAAAGATTCAATAGACAAGCACTTCAGACTCCAGCAAGATCTGATGACGAGGTATTACACATTACACAATGCTGTCTGTTTTCTAGGAGAACTGTTTTAGGTTTCTTGTTAAACTATCTATTGTTACTCCAGTTATCTTGTCAAACGGGCCATTCGGGTTTGGTCACTTTGGGGTCTATTTTGAGTCCGGCGTCGACTGATTTGGAATTTTGGTTTGGTTAAACTTCTTTACGTTTAAAGTTctttgtttatattgcatttggTTTTTTAGGTTTGTGTTGGATGGAGTCCGTCAGTTTTGCTGGGTTTGCTTTCCATCCTAATGGTTATCTCTTTTGAAATGATAAACAGCCTAGAGATTCGACTTACACGAGGGTCGGGTCAGTGATGGAGAGTCCTATGACTAACAAGGAATGGATACCAAGGAACTTTTACCAACCTCCTGGGAGTAAAGCATACTACCCTTCAGAGCAAGGGTACCCTGGAGGAGCAAGTGGTTATAACATGGGTGCACCAAGAGAGGCTCCTTATATGGACCCGGCACGGACAACAACCTCATCTAGGGATGACGTGTCGGTCAGCAACGCGAGTGAGCTTGAAACGGAATGGATTGAGGAAGATGAACCGGGCGTTTATATTACTATTAGACAACTGGCCGATGGTTCCCGAGAACTCCGCCGTGTTCGATTCAGGTAACATTGCATCACCTTGGCCATAATATTCGTTTCGTAGATTCTCATATAAGACTATCGCCCTTACTCATGATCGTATCTTCACATTTTAATCAAAATAGACCTAAATATCCAAAGTTATAGTATTAGTTTACTCCACAATTTAAACTATTTCAGATTATAACATTAAGTGTGTGTTTGGCctagtttgtaaaagtgttttttttgactcaaaaacactttttggccaaacacatagttttctaaaagttaaacaaaatttctcaaaaactaaaaatccatatttttgcccatagaaatagaaacaactatttgttgtttctgcttttgaaaaacacttttgaaaaattaagcttgaaaaacaaaaactcatttttgagaATCGAGGTCAAACATGCTCTAAGTAAGATGGTCTTACACAAAACTTTTCTAGTTTATCAGTGTTGTTGGTTTTCAGAATCCATAATTGTGCTGTTTGACAATGCAGCCGCGAAAAATTTGGCGAAATGAATGCAAAAACGTGGTGGGAACAGAACAGAGAAAGGATACAAGCTCAGTACCTTTAATTTTATCATTCTTCCTAGAAACAAAATTTTCCTACTTACATAGAAAGTCCAGAGAAATATTGGTTTTGATTGGAAGTTGCATATAAATGCAAATTCAGCTTGAGTTTCTCGCGATTTGTTACTGATCGGAAAAGAAATATATAATATATAGAGGCGTTTAACATAATATCAGTTTTATCCTAGAGAAAAAAGTTTATTATGTGGTGAGGCACAATTCCATTTACCTACTCGTACAAGCTATACTACAGCTGAATGCAGCTTTAGTACAATGTTCTACAGTCTACACTCCACAGAACACAGTAACCGATGTTATTTTTCGGAACTGGAGAGGCAATTCTACAGCAAGGCATTACCTTTGCAATTTCTTCTCGAATTTTATAATACCTTTATTTTTCATATCGGTTATTTGATCCGGAATTATTTGTGTGAGGTATTATAATCTTGCCTTTGACAGTACTCTCAGCCTCAGAGATTCTGATTTCTGTAAGGTTAGCCCATTGTAAGACAATACATTTCTAGGGTGTATATAGTCGTGTTACTTTGCGAGAATCATTTGTGTATGGTGATTTAATCATGAAACAATGATTCTCGCCTAGCTGTCTGGATTCGTGTGTTTGAGCAAGTCAGGTCAACTTGCACACGTAGCAAGCCGAGCCTTAGGGTGTAGACAAAGGTGTCCGGGCTGCACAGGCTTGGTAGAGCCTTCATTACTCTGAGCCGTGTAGGCTGTATGCATGCAACGACCTTCATTTTACCCACTAGCACGAAACACCCTTGGTTTAGAGACGGTTTCATGCACGTAAATTAGACAGCAAAGATGTATACGTTATATCATGAAAAGGAGACAGAATTGCATCTTACAAACTTATACACTCAACTAACAGCATGTTTGTCGGAGAATTTCCGATTCTAATATCGTAAAACAGAGAAAATTACGCTGCAACAGGTGGAACCGAGTTGTTGATGCCGGACTGAGTGACATGAACCTCTTGTGGAAGAAGGTGGTATTTGATCCCAAGGTTTTCAAAAATCCTCTTCATTTCTAGAATAAGATCTGTTATACGAGCGGAACGTTCACCATAATTCTGATGATTGATGGTATGTTGCACACAAAGCATCATCTTCAATGTACTTAGATCTTCAATCTCTTTTACTATGATACTATGGCTTGAGTTCCAATGGTTCGGCTTGCTGTCAATGTAGCTGTGTATTCACAAATCACATACAAGTAAGAACATGTCGGATTGAAAACGTAAACAATGTATACTCTTGGAAGAAGAGTGACATGGATAGTTTACCTTTGAATGGCCTTGCGAAGGGCATTAATGGTATCAATAGGAGTAGAGGCGTCGATGTTGAAAGGGACGGCATCACCCATCTCAGGACTTCTATAGAAATTACTGATGGGTTTTGTTAGAAGAGCCGAGTTGGGATAATATATCTTCTCCATATCATACCTCAAGAATACTGTTGTCAATATATTCATCTCTTCCACTATCATCTGTACACCATCGATTTTGCAACGATCACCAATGTCGAAAGGGTGCATGACGAAGACGAAGATGATGCACTCGAAGATGGTCTTACAAGTGTTATGGAAAATGAAGCCGAGGACAAGAAGTTGGGTGATGACAAGGCCAACTACTTTAGGAGTTGCCAAGCCCATTACCAAGATGAATACCACAAGTATAACAACTGAAACAATTGCTGATGCTAACTTGTGAAGCTGTTGTACTGCTGTTTTTGTGTCATTTAGAGAGTGTGCTAATGCCTTTCTCTCAAAATAAGCCCGTACCTGGTTTTATATTTAATCATCATCACCAACTTACTACAATGGATGGAACAAAATAAAATCATCCTATATAGACCTGTCTGATCCTCTGTCTCATTTTCGTGTCCCATCTTGTATTTCACGACTTTATCTTCTGATACAtaacccttttcttatatttacACAATTACTTTTAATGATTAATGTCTATGTGTCAATCAGAGCGCTAGTGGGACAGAAGATGAGACATATAAATGAGATCGAGAATCCAAACTCCCTACCGAGTGCTTTCAATATAATTTTGGGTTTACTAGGGAAGATAGAGATTGGATCAACTCTAGCCTTAATGTAACATCTTTGCTTCGTACTTGATTTGTGAGATTAAAATTGATGATGTAGCTTTTAGCTTGTAATAGTTTGTTTCGAAATCCttacattttattaaaaaaaaaaaaaaaaaaaatctcaaagcATCGTGTGTAAGTTGTAACTAGGTAAACTTACCACCCAATTCCTAAAGGAGGACTTTGAGATCCTTCCGGTTTCAAGAGCTCCTTCAAAGAGAGGGAATATAGCATGAATTTCAACCCTTTTTAGAAATCTTGCCAAGTCGTCTTCCTCAATATACCTTtcaagtaaaattacataataatcacatattataagaataatttaataGAATTAAAAGCAATATTACATTTATGTCTATATAAAATTGTTTTACACAAGCATCTATCATATTTAAAATGTTCGGAAAATTTACGGGGTAACCTTGAGATTACTTTGCTTGTAATACCACTCctcttaaataaaaaaaaaactttgaatgaccataactcgtgtttacgaattccgattttttttttttaaatcaattGCCTTTACAAGCATTACGATGTTTAAAAAAAGGGTTTGTAATGTTTGTAAAGGCACTCGTGACCAAaagatatggtcactcaaagtttgttccgTAAAATAACTTTGTGACATACAAAAACTCTTAAGCATGGGTCCAAATGCAATTATTTTTTTCAAACTGTAGTTCTCGTAAATACGATAAATTTGAAAAAAGAATTGTCATCTTTGAGCTTGTGACCAGAGTTATGGTTACTCAAAGTTCTACGGTTAAAAAAAGGTATTAGGTGAAAAGTGGCAAATATCAAGTTaattttgtttgaaaaatgtatgGTAATATTTAGATCTGGTAAACGAGTTAATCAGTTTGAGTTTGAGGTGTAAAGTATATGTGAATATTATGAATTGTATTGATAATTAGAAAGAGTTACATAGGGTTATATATATACTAATTTACATAAACTAAACTAGGTCTAACTTAGCAAAGATATACACCATAATTAGTGGAGCTAAAGTAGGTAACAAACTAACTAAATACAGAAGAATAGTTGAGATGAATCACGTTTGGTTTGTTCCACATTTGGAGGAGAGTTGACTTGAATGACTTGTATCATTAACATTCCCGCTCAAGATGGACGAGCGATAGCGAAGACAATCTTGGAAGAGAGCATTAGAAATCGTGGCTTATGGAGCGGTTTAGTTAGAGTATCCGCGAGCTGATCAGACCCGTTAATATGTTGAACCCGAATGTGACCTTTGCGAATTTGTTCCTTGACGAAATGAAAGGCAAGAGCGACGTGTTTCATTCGGGAATGAAAGACCAGATTGGCCGATTAGTGAGTAGTGCTCAAGTTATCACAATATATTGTCGGCGGGGCACTAGTTGATAGACCAAGTTCAAGCAGTAAGTTTTGGAGCCAAAGGAGCTCGGCAGAGGTGCTTGCAACAGCTCCAAACTCGGCTTCTGTAGAAGAGCATGAGACCGCTTTTTGTTTCTTGGCGGACCATGAAATTGGATTACTACCTAAATAGATAATGTAACCTGTGGTAGAGAGGAGGTCATGAGGGTCACCTCCCCAGTTCGCGTCACAAAATGCATGGAGAGACAGTGGAGTATTGGTGGACAAGTGAATAACAAGATGAAGGGTTCCGTTTAGGTAACGCAAGAGCCGCTTAAGAGCAGCCCAGTGGGTAACGGTGGGATGAGTTAAAAATTGAGCTAATTTATTAATTGAAAAGGCTATATCGGGTCGTGTAAGTGAGAGGTATTGCAAACTACCAACAATGGAGCGATAGTCGGACTCGTTTTCAACAGCGGCGGTGGTGTCTTTAATTAAGGGTGGGTGTGGGAGCATAGGGGTTGGCGCAGGTTTAGAATTGTCCATTTTGAAATTAACAAGAAGGTCATATAAATATTTGGTTTGATTCAAATGTAATCCATTTTTGGTAGGAGTGACTTCTATGCCAAGGAAGTAGGATAGAGGTCCAAGGTCTTTGAGagaaattttaattgaaatttgagaaataaaatttGTAATATGGGTTTTATGTGGTCCGGTCacaataatatcatcaacatacacTAAAACAAATAAGGTCGTGACAGTTGTGTTGAGAATAAAAAGTGATGGGTCGGATAAGGAATTTCGAAAACCTGAGGCAACGAGGTATGTTTTTAGCTCGGTGTACCACGCGCGTGGTGCTTGTTTCAGGCCGTAGATGGCTTTGTTTAGTCTGCAAACATAAGAAGGGTTAGTTGTGTCAATAAAACCAGCCGGTTGACTCATAAAGACGGATTTCGTGAGTGGGCCCTGCAAAAAGGCATTATTAATATCAATTTGATGGAGATGCCATTTCTTAGTGACAGCAAGTGTGAGAATGAGACGGATCGTAGTTGGTTTGACAACGGGACTGAAGGTCTCGGAATAGTCAATCCCGGGGCGTTGATGAAAGCCTTTAGCAACTAGGCGAGTTTTGTGTTGCTTAAGACTACCATCGGGGTTGTACTTGATGCGGTATACCCATTTGCAACCAATAACGTTTGGAGCTAGGTGAGGGGGTACTAAGGTCCACGTTTGGTTTCGGGTCAAGGCAACGTATTCTTCTTCCATAGGTGGTGCCATTGAGGGTGAAGAAGAGCTTGTTTGGTTGTGTTTGGGGTGGCGTGTGCAAGAGACAGAGTAGCTGCTTTGGCAAATTTGTCATTCTGGAAGTATTTGGGGTTAGGTTTAATAATATTATTCGATAACCGGGTTTGGTGAACTGgtgggggaggaggaggaaggggcgggaggggggggggggggagaaggTGGAGGCGAGGGAGACGAAGGTGGGGTGATAGCAGGGGTTGAGGCTGGAGTTGTCATGGCAGTGGGTGAGGGAGGAGATTGCAGGCTGGCTGGCTCACTGGAAGGGGTAATGGGAGGTTGGGTGGGTGATGGCTGCGGTGGAAGGAGAGGGATAGTGAGAGTGCACCATTGGCTTGGGGTATGGACGGGTTCAAGAGAGGAGGCAGAGAGCTTGAGATACGGAAATTCCATCTCAATGAAGcggacatgtcgcgaggtgtatatTTTATTAGTGGTGGGATCGAGGCAAAGATAGGCACTTTGCGTGGCGGAGTAGCCAACGAAGACACAAGGGATCGATTTGGGGTCAAGCTTGTGAGTAGTATACGGTTTTAGCCACGGGTAACAAAGACAACCAAAGGGACGTAGTTTGTGGTAGTTGAGTTCTTGGCCGAATAAGAGTGTATATGGAGCCTGGTTAGTGAGAGTGGTGGAGGGAAGTCGATTTATAAGATAGGTAGCTGTAGAAAAAGCATAGGGCCAGAATTTAGTTGGCATTTGGGCTTGAGTGAGTAAAGCTAAATCGGTTTCGACGATATGACGATGACGTCGCTCCGCAAAGCCATTGTGCTCGGGTGTGTGCGGAAGAGACGTGAGGTGAGTGATGCCATTATCGAGTAGAGTAGGGTTTAATTTAATGTATTCACCACCGTTATTCGAATAAAATTGACGGATAGGTCGTTTGAAATTTTTTTCGGTAATTCCTTTAAATCTGGTGAAAGTGAGTAAGGTGTCGGATTTATTTTTTAACGGATATAGCCAGAAATAATGGGTAAAATGGTCAACAAATATAACATAGTACTTGTAGGAATCGTCGGACACGATTGGTGAGGTCCAAACGTCGGAATAAACTAGGCCGAATGGTGCTGTAGATTTGAGAGAAGAGATTGAAAAAGGTAACTTGTGGCTCTTGTTTATCAAGCAGGAATTACAATGCAAAAATTCGGAAATTCGGAAATTAAATCTAGAGTTTAATAAACGCAAAGTATAATCAGAAGGGTGCCCTAATCGAGCATGCCACAAATGACTCGAGGACTTATTGGCGGCTAAGGCTTGAGGTGGCGTGGTGGAGGGGCTCCATTGGTATGACCCGTCAACGAATGATCCTTCAAGCAGAGTTTCCCCCGTCTTGATTTCCTTAAAACAAAAAGAGGTAGAAGAGAATAAGGCATAAGCATGGTTATTGACACAAAATTGTGAAACTGATATTAAGGGTCGTGAAATTTGTGGGACAATAAGAACATTAGAAAAGCGTAAAATACGAGTAGAGGTAGGGATAGAGAAAGAACCGAGGTGGGAGATAGGCAAGGACGAGCCATCACCAATTACAAGATCGTCTGGTCCGTCATAGGGTGTGTGGAAGTCAAGGGTATTGAGGTCATTGGTAATATGGTGAGAGGCTCCACTATCAATGAGATAGAAAGAGGAGGAGCCTGCGGTGGTGGTGGCAGTGTGTGCGGTGGGGCGTGGTTGTTGTGCAGGAGGTGGAGGGAACACGACATTCGGATAGTCCCTTTTGAAGTCGGGACAGTCACGAATGACGTGACCAGTAGCACGATAGTATTGGCAACGTCCTTTGAACGGGTTTGGATTTGGGTTGGTGCTGGTCGAGCCGCGCTGGAAGTTGGTGTGTTGTTGTTGTGGATGTGGTTGGTTGGTGGTGTTGGAAGGTGAATAGCGGtgattgttgtggttgttgtagaAAGGCCGGGTATAGGCAGCATGAGCGGAGGGGTTAAAGACGATGTTGGTGTTTGCGGAAGGCTGATTTTGAATGGTTAATTCATGTTGAATTAATTTTTCATGGAATAATTCAAATGAAATGGGTACGTCACGAGCTCTAACGGCATCGATAACGGGTTTGTATAAATAGTCGAGGCCGTTAATTATGTGAGTGGTGATATCCTCGGCATCGACTGGTTTGCCGAGTTGTGCAAGTTGGGTGGTGCACGCTTTAATAGCAAGCATGTATTCGGATATGGTTTTCCGGTGTGAGAAATGGTGCGAAGACGATCCTTCAATTGAAGAATATGTCCTCGGGATGGATTGCCGTAGGTGGTGGCTAGGGTGGTCCAGGCTTCGTGAGACGTGTTAGCGTCGAGAAGGACAGGGGTGACGGCATCATCTAATGTTCCGGCAAGAGCACCTAATATTAATTGGTCTTGACGGAACCATGTTTCATAGGAAGGATTAGGAATGGGTTCGGGATCGGGTTTGGCTGTGGTGGCGGCAGGTGTAATGGTTTTGGGTGGTGCTTTGGTGGTGCCATCAAGGTAGGAGAAGAGGCCGAAGCCTTGAAAGAGACGGCTGATTTGGTAGTGCCATGCTCGATAATTGGTAGGGGTTAGTTTGGTGCAAGACGGAAAAGAGACAGAGAAGAGGGGCTTGGTTGGTTCAGCCGAGTTAGGGATTTGGGTGTTGGTGGTTGCCATGGGTAGACCGTCGTTGAGAAGGGCAGCGAAGGTGGTTAGTATAGGATCGATAAGAACCTGATACCATGTAAAGTATATGTGAATATTATGAATTGTATTGATAATTAGAAAGAGTTACATAGGGTTATATATATACTAATTTACATAAACTAAACTAGGTCTAACTTAACAAAGATATACACCATAATTAGTGGAGCTAAAGTAGGTAACAAACTAACTAAATACAAAGAATAGTTGAGATGAATCACGTTTGGTTTGTTCCACATTTGGAAGAGAGTTGACTTAAATGACTTGTATCATTAACATGAGGTAGGTTAATTTGGGTTTAGGTTGTTTGGTTTGCAAAAATTCGGGTCGGGTAGAATTATTTCGGGTTCGGATCATTTTTGGGTGGGTTAAATATTCGAGTTGGGTTGAATAAGGTTAGGTCAATTCGAATCTCGTATCAGATTCGGGTCCTTAATTTTGATACGAGTCGGTTTCAAATTGGGTTATTGCAGATCGAGTTAGTTTTGCCTAACTCAACCTTAAGGCTGAAGCACAAGTAGCCAAGTCGTAAGAAGTGGTATGTAAAATCTTCAAGTGACAAGTGTCAAGCGTGAAATGAGGAATGAGCTGGTCCCTTGCTCCCAACCAATACAACAAAAATGCCCTCTCCACTCATAAAGAACATAATGAAAATGTTTGTATAATGTATAGGCATATGACATATGATGAATCACTCCAGCAATCTTGTATGTTAAAATTGGATTCTATAACATAAAGTTCTACCTTGGCCTTTTTAAGGAGGCTTTGTatccaacttttatttgtttattatcCTACACTTTTCTTATCTCTCATACATGTGATGACGTCTTTCTTACCCATGTAAGAAACGGCGTACGTCATAAATTGGGAAAAGAAACAATCAACATATATAATAGTTTTGATTAGGGCTGAACaaaccggatatccgatccgGATTTCAAAACCGGATCAGATATCCGAATTTAAAATTTTCATTTTTCCTGATCTACATCCGATCCAAATAATTCGGATATTCAAAAATCTGCAATCCGAAAATTCGGAGATCCAGATTGCGGAAACCGGATTCGATCCGGATTTTAATGTAAAATAAAAATTTCACTGAGGCTGGTGGTATTGGCTATTGGCCTATTGGGCTATTGGCAGACTAAAACTAAAGGCAATTTCGGTTTATTTCGCATCTTGCAACCCCTATAGAAAAGGTAACGTTTTCGATCACATAAATTACAAGTATCGATCGCATAAATTACAAGTCTTTTTTGCCTAAATTACAAGTCTTTATTA contains:
- the LOC141587105 gene encoding protein BREVIS RADIX-like, whose amino-acid sequence is MLTCITCAKQTDEKDEERGGRGSGGTANTRDSTKGITSQLKDMALKISGASKQYKPGTSSGDFKKGDRSYLDYDTASEGGRYSYYQAGSSSSTPAWDFPSNTHNQGVRSHSRFAGGRESIADSETVIEDEDEPKEWMAQVEPGVHITFVSLPNGGNDLKRIRFSRDMFNKWQAQRWWGENYDRIMELYNVQRFNRQALQTPARSDDEPRDSTYTRVGSVMESPMTNKEWIPRNFYQPPGSKAYYPSEQGYPGGASGYNMGAPREAPYMDPARTTTSSRDDVSVSNASELETEWIEEDEPGVYITIRQLADGSRELRRVRFSREKFGEMNAKTWWEQNRERIQAQYL